The following coding sequences are from one Treponema sp. J25 window:
- a CDS encoding FAD binding domain-containing protein — protein MDVPHRQYFSPRSFHELFLLWDQYPEATLFAGGTEILQGQTNFRFEIPSIILHLGALEELKKISRTERYLEIGAMVPLAEILSLGKLLPPFFIATVEGMATPLIQNLATIGGALCARKRASDIHGPLIAMDAMYELRDANGGQWISASRFQYLREQRIIEGKKVLSRVRIPLETWNQFYYIRFGSYPSPLPYTSYGCILMVARVEKEVLSDFRFILTGKQVLRNKEMELKLLGSQLPLEQSIIEQSLKSWKEGYQKLWNQEPYIWEVSSRALEEALVHHLTI, from the coding sequence ATGGACGTTCCTCATAGGCAATATTTTTCGCCCCGAAGTTTCCATGAACTTTTTTTGTTATGGGATCAATATCCTGAGGCGACCCTTTTTGCGGGAGGAACCGAGATTCTGCAGGGGCAAACCAATTTTCGATTTGAAATTCCTTCAATTATTTTGCATCTAGGGGCCCTGGAGGAACTCAAAAAAATATCCCGTACCGAACGATATCTGGAAATAGGAGCGATGGTACCTCTGGCAGAGATTCTTTCCTTAGGAAAGTTACTTCCTCCCTTTTTCATTGCCACCGTGGAAGGTATGGCGACTCCCCTTATTCAGAACCTGGCAACCATAGGAGGGGCCCTCTGTGCTCGTAAAAGGGCCTCCGATATTCATGGACCGCTCATCGCCATGGATGCCATGTATGAATTGCGAGATGCCAATGGGGGTCAATGGATTTCGGCCAGTCGCTTTCAGTATTTACGGGAACAACGGATCATCGAAGGGAAAAAGGTTCTGAGCCGGGTTCGTATTCCCCTAGAAACTTGGAACCAATTTTATTATATCCGCTTTGGTTCCTATCCCAGTCCTCTTCCCTATACTTCTTATGGGTGTATCCTTATGGTGGCGCGGGTAGAAAAGGAAGTGCTCAGCGATTTTCGTTTTATTCTGACCGGCAAGCAGGTGCTCCGAAACAAAGAAATGGAACTTAAGCTTCTGGGCAGTCAACTTCCCCTTGAACAATCAATCATAGAACAAAGTCTAAAAAGCTGGAAAGAGGGCTATCAAAAACTCTGGAATCAGGAACCATATATATGGGAAGTAAGTTCCCGGGCTCTTGAAGAAGCACTGGTGCATCATTTAACCATTTAA
- a CDS encoding 2Fe-2S iron-sulfur cluster-binding protein, translating to MTISFILNGEDVVIQASMDERLLHILHETFHLKGTHGSCNSGHCGLCGVFLNNRLVPSCMIPVFKLQGSEVVTIEGFSQTLEYQDIIQGIDQTGIHFCGYCTNATILSIEDFLLRSPRPTPEEMNAFCSFMPCNCVSPKERLEVLQRVVDIRRRRMYGRSS from the coding sequence ATGACCATCTCTTTTATTCTGAATGGAGAAGATGTGGTTATTCAAGCATCGATGGACGAACGATTACTCCATATTCTTCATGAAACTTTTCATCTGAAGGGAACCCATGGTTCCTGTAATAGCGGGCACTGTGGTCTTTGCGGCGTTTTTTTAAATAATCGCTTAGTCCCATCCTGCATGATTCCTGTATTCAAATTGCAGGGAAGCGAAGTGGTTACCATAGAGGGTTTTTCCCAGACACTAGAGTATCAGGATATCATTCAGGGGATTGACCAGACGGGGATACATTTCTGTGGGTACTGTACCAATGCCACCATCTTAAGTATTGAGGATTTTCTGCTCCGTTCTCCAAGACCAACCCCAGAAGAAATGAACGCCTTTTGTTCGTTTATGCCCTGTAATTGTGTTTCTCCCAAAGAACGCCTTGAAGTGCTTCAGCGGGTTGTAGATATCAGACGACGGAGGATGTATGGACGTTCCTCATAG
- a CDS encoding molybdopterin cofactor-binding domain-containing protein, which translates to MNEGSPPYIDEIILHGMYQAILVGAPVAAGQVTDIRLPKLPPNYSFIGPDDIPGHKVLSIGNTEVPLFAEEEILYSGQPVGILVGPTLKKLYELRQDIQVQVQPREPYYGSTSISSEYVRDKFRSLKGEPEEVFKKAPVILEKSYTIQPLYPWTSEPLGALAEYEYDKLRIRLPTQWPFLVRDSVAQVLRAHSRDIVIEPSKLGNHGNLKLWYPALLACYVALATRLFKKPVRLILEKWEEIGRAFATPLVKTTIRSAHSRNGDILALEVQGVVHAGAYMPFLSEYLEMFGKGIQGTYAIEHQRIELYGITTNRPPAHLPEDGGFAAGVFCIEQHMAMVGRHFDRNPVELYHTGSTGTHSAGQERSPLFSHIDTVCTMSDFHRKWVSFELLARGRKHRSTQEGFFSQEERPLRGIGVSYSYQPAGEFFEFFSIPSISVVVTLQKDGQLIITTSAQSAFMNWQLLWAQLAGEILTIPLSKIVFTPLRTDMVPDSGPTVSSSMVIITRLLIQAFENIRKKRFRNPLPIREEKTLRCTPRSKTSLLSKFQSTASCVVEVEVNPVTFFPLIKGVWFSIDGGTILSEIMAKRSIEQATRKVISYLMQDPILFSPEGTVSSPGTYYRPPELSDFPITIDFSWGGATHSKGIGDLPRILVPAAYGKAISQAVYGAITDIPISPFDIVQTYKERKDVL; encoded by the coding sequence ATGAATGAAGGAAGCCCTCCTTATATTGATGAGATTATCCTCCACGGAATGTACCAGGCTATCCTCGTAGGGGCTCCAGTGGCAGCAGGGCAGGTCACCGACATTCGCCTTCCTAAGTTACCACCCAACTATAGCTTTATTGGACCCGATGATATTCCGGGCCACAAAGTACTTTCTATCGGGAACACCGAGGTTCCTTTGTTTGCTGAGGAAGAGATTCTTTATAGCGGACAACCGGTAGGAATTCTCGTAGGCCCTACCTTAAAAAAACTATATGAGCTTCGCCAGGACATACAAGTACAGGTACAGCCCCGAGAGCCCTATTATGGAAGCACTTCTATCTCCTCCGAATATGTTCGAGATAAATTTCGTTCCCTAAAAGGAGAACCAGAAGAGGTATTTAAAAAAGCACCGGTCATTCTTGAAAAATCCTATACGATACAGCCCCTGTATCCCTGGACATCGGAACCCCTCGGAGCCCTTGCAGAATATGAATACGATAAATTACGCATTCGACTCCCAACTCAATGGCCCTTCCTGGTGCGAGATTCAGTTGCCCAGGTGTTAAGGGCCCATAGTCGGGATATTGTGATAGAACCATCAAAACTAGGGAATCATGGGAATCTTAAATTGTGGTACCCCGCCCTGCTTGCCTGTTATGTGGCCCTCGCCACCCGACTATTCAAAAAACCAGTCCGACTCATTCTTGAAAAATGGGAAGAAATTGGGAGGGCCTTTGCGACTCCCCTTGTAAAAACGACGATTCGTTCTGCCCATAGCCGAAATGGGGATATCCTTGCCCTGGAAGTACAGGGAGTAGTCCACGCTGGGGCATATATGCCCTTTTTATCGGAATACCTGGAGATGTTTGGGAAAGGGATTCAGGGGACCTATGCCATAGAACATCAGCGGATTGAGCTGTACGGTATTACTACTAATCGCCCCCCCGCTCACCTCCCAGAAGATGGGGGCTTTGCAGCGGGAGTTTTCTGTATCGAACAACATATGGCCATGGTAGGCCGGCATTTCGACCGTAACCCCGTGGAACTGTACCATACCGGAAGTACGGGAACACACTCCGCAGGCCAGGAACGGAGCCCCCTTTTTTCTCATATCGATACGGTATGCACTATGAGCGATTTTCATCGCAAATGGGTTTCCTTTGAACTTCTTGCCCGGGGTCGGAAACACCGTTCTACCCAGGAAGGGTTCTTTTCCCAGGAAGAACGGCCTCTGCGAGGGATTGGAGTAAGCTATTCTTATCAACCCGCAGGAGAGTTTTTTGAGTTTTTTTCAATTCCCTCTATTTCGGTGGTAGTCACCCTGCAGAAAGATGGACAGCTTATCATAACAACCAGTGCCCAATCGGCATTCATGAATTGGCAGCTCTTATGGGCCCAACTGGCGGGAGAAATTCTTACCATCCCCCTTTCCAAAATTGTTTTTACTCCCCTTAGAACCGACATGGTCCCCGACTCAGGTCCTACCGTAAGTTCCAGCATGGTGATTATAACCCGTTTACTCATACAGGCCTTTGAAAACATCCGGAAAAAACGGTTCCGGAATCCCCTCCCTATCCGGGAAGAAAAGACCCTTCGTTGCACTCCCCGAAGCAAGACATCCCTTCTTTCTAAGTTTCAAAGCACCGCTTCCTGTGTAGTAGAAGTGGAAGTTAATCCTGTCACCTTTTTCCCTTTAATAAAAGGGGTATGGTTTTCTATCGATGGGGGAACCATTCTTTCAGAAATCATGGCAAAACGTTCCATCGAACAGGCGACCAGAAAGGTTATAAGCTACCTCATGCAAGACCCTATTCTTTTTTCCCCAGAGGGAACAGTTTCTTCCCCTGGAACCTATTATCGACCACCAGAACTTTCCGATTTTCCCATTACGATTGATTTTTCCTGGGGTGGGGCCACCCATAGTAAAGGCATAGGGGACCTTCCCCGCATTCTTGTGCCTGCCGCATACGGGAAAGCCATTTCTCAAGCGGTGTACGGTGCTATAACCGATATTCCCATTAGCCCCTTCGATATCGTACAAACGTATAAAGAAAGAAAGGATGTCCTATGA
- a CDS encoding DegT/DnrJ/EryC1/StrS family aminotransferase → MNTKKDLSNEPLPFARPSIGPEEEAAVLRVLRSGWLTTGKETLAFEQEFASFLQRKEKGGSAPACSHTALAVNSATSGLHLALEACGVGPGDLVFVPTYTFTATAEVVRYLGAEVVFVDVIPGTYLMDPRALEESLERINKGKGPYELLREGQAVTEGPRGRPRAVIPVHFGGLGCDMGSIRSIARKYNLTVIEDAAHAFPSLLPDGSFLGTLGDAGVFSFYATKTITTGEGGMVVTGKPELAQRISIMRSHGIDRSVWHRYTDTKASWQYDVVAPGYKYNLPDILAAIGRVQLQRAWELLDRRRYIAHRYTEAFRDLPFVIIPPDGPENAWHLYPLRLAGTIGLQKRDEMIQRLQEQGIGVSVHFIPLHTMRYYAETYHLLPSDFPYAMDSFKRTISLPIWPDMSDQDIDRVIITVKKAGEELFR, encoded by the coding sequence ATGAATACGAAAAAAGATCTTTCTAACGAGCCGCTCCCCTTTGCTCGCCCCTCCATCGGACCAGAGGAAGAGGCGGCGGTGCTCCGGGTGCTTCGTTCAGGCTGGCTTACCACCGGGAAAGAGACCCTGGCTTTTGAACAAGAATTCGCCTCCTTTTTGCAAAGAAAAGAAAAGGGGGGCTCGGCCCCTGCCTGTTCGCATACCGCCCTGGCGGTTAATTCTGCCACCAGCGGCCTCCATCTGGCCCTCGAAGCCTGTGGAGTCGGACCGGGGGATCTCGTTTTTGTGCCCACCTATACTTTTACCGCCACTGCCGAAGTTGTTCGGTACCTTGGAGCGGAAGTAGTTTTTGTCGATGTAATCCCCGGTACCTACCTTATGGATCCCCGGGCCCTGGAAGAAAGCCTTGAGCGAATCAACAAAGGAAAGGGCCCCTACGAATTGCTGCGGGAAGGACAGGCAGTCACTGAGGGCCCCCGTGGGAGACCCCGGGCAGTGATTCCCGTTCATTTTGGCGGCCTAGGCTGTGATATGGGAAGCATTCGCTCCATCGCCCGGAAGTATAATCTTACGGTCATCGAAGATGCGGCCCATGCGTTCCCTTCGCTCCTCCCTGACGGTTCTTTTCTGGGAACCCTCGGGGATGCAGGGGTCTTTTCCTTTTATGCGACCAAAACCATTACCACCGGCGAAGGAGGCATGGTTGTAACAGGCAAGCCAGAGCTTGCCCAGCGAATATCGATCATGCGCTCCCATGGAATCGATCGATCCGTATGGCATCGCTACACCGATACGAAAGCATCCTGGCAATACGACGTGGTAGCACCGGGTTATAAGTACAATCTTCCTGATATCCTTGCCGCCATTGGTCGGGTCCAATTACAGCGGGCCTGGGAACTCCTTGACCGACGACGGTACATTGCCCATCGATATACAGAAGCTTTCAGAGACCTTCCCTTTGTGATCATCCCCCCCGACGGTCCAGAAAACGCCTGGCACCTGTATCCCCTCCGCCTGGCAGGGACGATAGGCCTCCAAAAACGGGACGAGATGATTCAACGATTACAAGAACAGGGGATTGGTGTATCGGTCCATTTTATCCCCCTTCATACCATGCGATACTATGCGGAAACCTATCATCTTCTTCCTTCCGATTTTCCCTATGCGATGGATAGTTTCAAGCGGACCATTTCTCTTCCTATCTGGCCGGACATGTCGGACCAGGATATCGATCGGGTAATTATCACGGTGAAAAAGGCGGGAGAAGAACTTTTTCGCTAA
- a CDS encoding nucleoside-diphosphate sugar epimerase/dehydratase produces MNGNLTRRLYIIGAGFAGQNLAREIQSKGIFGKVVAFLDDDPEKIGKTIEGVPVLGPIKDVAQLLRMNPADEAIIAIPSASREYLRELYGILKKAGFEKIRILPAIAQIIEGDAHLIQTRTIDPQDLLGRTPVVIGLKESLKYLRGKRVLVTGAGGSIGSEICRQLLSGGAQRLYLFGHGENSIYQIDRELRLLQEEGVGEKATIVPIIGDLKDRAYMDYIIEKTRTDVIFHCAAYKHVPLMEENPVAAIENNVFGTENLLHAALRHGVKRFVLISTDKAVHPVSVYGASKFLSEQLVLQAARTGSPGSYMVVRFGNVLGSRGSIMPLFQKQIEKGGPVTVTHPEAKRYFMTIPEACSLVLKAGGVGENGKLYLLDMGEPIRIKDLAEQMIRFYGYEPDRDIKIVYIGLRAGERLDEHLWSDEEVPVDTEYPRIKRVERTQTPPFSLPEILEALRPICFFDPAQPSLYRDRQKLRQVLHEAIPTVMMP; encoded by the coding sequence ATGAACGGAAATCTAACGCGACGACTGTATATTATCGGAGCAGGATTTGCGGGTCAGAACCTGGCCCGGGAAATCCAGTCTAAAGGGATATTTGGGAAAGTAGTTGCCTTTTTAGACGACGACCCAGAAAAGATTGGGAAAACCATCGAAGGAGTTCCTGTCCTCGGCCCCATTAAGGACGTGGCCCAACTCCTGAGGATGAACCCCGCCGACGAGGCCATCATTGCCATTCCCAGTGCCTCCCGAGAATACCTCCGGGAACTGTACGGGATCCTCAAAAAAGCGGGTTTCGAAAAAATCCGTATCCTGCCAGCCATCGCCCAAATCATCGAAGGGGATGCCCACCTTATCCAGACCCGGACCATCGATCCCCAGGACTTATTGGGAAGAACCCCGGTGGTCATCGGTCTTAAAGAAAGCCTCAAGTACCTCCGGGGCAAGCGTGTCCTGGTTACTGGCGCGGGGGGATCCATCGGGAGCGAAATTTGCCGGCAGCTCCTTTCGGGAGGAGCCCAGCGGCTGTATCTGTTTGGGCACGGTGAGAATTCAATCTACCAGATCGATCGGGAGTTGCGTCTTTTGCAAGAAGAAGGGGTGGGAGAAAAGGCCACCATTGTTCCCATCATTGGGGACCTAAAAGATCGGGCCTACATGGACTACATCATAGAGAAAACCCGGACCGACGTCATTTTTCACTGCGCGGCCTATAAACATGTACCTCTCATGGAAGAAAATCCCGTGGCGGCCATCGAAAATAACGTGTTTGGGACTGAAAATTTGCTCCACGCCGCCCTCCGTCATGGGGTAAAACGCTTCGTTCTTATTTCCACCGACAAAGCGGTACATCCCGTATCGGTCTATGGGGCATCAAAATTTCTCTCTGAACAATTGGTGCTCCAGGCGGCCCGTACAGGTTCCCCAGGGAGCTACATGGTGGTTCGTTTTGGCAATGTCCTGGGGTCCCGGGGGTCTATCATGCCCCTCTTTCAGAAACAGATTGAAAAAGGGGGTCCCGTCACGGTAACCCACCCTGAAGCAAAACGGTACTTCATGACCATTCCCGAAGCCTGCTCGTTGGTTTTAAAAGCCGGCGGGGTCGGAGAAAACGGGAAATTGTATCTCCTTGATATGGGAGAGCCCATTCGTATAAAAGACCTGGCGGAACAGATGATTCGTTTCTATGGCTATGAACCAGACCGGGACATTAAAATTGTGTATATCGGGTTACGGGCGGGAGAGCGTCTGGATGAACACCTCTGGAGTGATGAGGAAGTGCCGGTAGATACCGAATACCCCCGCATCAAACGGGTAGAACGGACGCAAACCCCTCCCTTTTCTCTTCCGGAGATCCTCGAGGCCCTGCGGCCCATCTGCTTTTTTGATCCCGCCCAACCTTCGCTCTATCGGGATCGGCAAAAGCTCCGTCAGGTATTGCACGAAGCAATCCCCACGGTTATGATGCCATAG
- the loaP gene encoding antiterminator LoaP produces the protein MMYYTIQVRTKGEEKFIQTFTSRHPDTPLSFHFPRRRLTIRRMGKLYTELAPIFPGYIFIQTETAFSPLLYWELRKTEGFYRFLRSNSEPTPLSGKDLETVLHFIRLGPIAEKSIVYFDEQDRIVITEGPLKGLEGSIVKVDKRKGRAKVKLDLYNDSFTIDLAFTVITRA, from the coding sequence ATGATGTACTACACCATCCAGGTACGAACCAAGGGAGAAGAAAAATTCATCCAGACCTTTACCAGCAGACATCCCGATACTCCCCTGTCTTTTCACTTCCCCCGCCGTCGTCTCACCATTCGACGCATGGGGAAATTATACACCGAACTGGCCCCTATCTTTCCGGGTTATATATTTATCCAAACAGAGACAGCCTTTTCCCCTCTCCTCTATTGGGAACTCCGCAAAACCGAAGGGTTTTATCGTTTTCTCCGATCTAACTCAGAACCTACTCCCCTTTCAGGAAAGGATCTCGAAACGGTCCTTCATTTTATTCGCCTCGGTCCCATCGCAGAAAAATCCATCGTCTATTTTGATGAACAGGATCGGATCGTGATTACCGAAGGTCCCCTCAAAGGACTCGAGGGATCCATCGTAAAGGTCGATAAAAGAAAAGGGAGGGCGAAGGTCAAGCTAGATCTCTACAATGATTCCTTTACTATTGATCTAGCCTTTACGGTGATTACTCGAGCGTAA
- a CDS encoding FecR domain-containing protein yields the protein MKKAWIRHIFLFIAIFSSVTMVWAQGGPKALLVYADDESALTVITKEGTPRAAMMGDTIQVGETIRTGKTTAELQLDPNGSIIKLSRNTTFKIEALASGGGQDTNRMSLAAGKIRTVAAKVTGKERYEIRTPTAVCGVRGTDFSMVVEEGKRDAVYVQRGLVEFARTSGGAVQSVLVGAGQFVDVFGAAFLPVPFTMDQFTQEFQDLVNFIRLNPETVPQAEAPAAQTSEDSPKNTEAAVLPPSAETAAPSEGKEKPRATESKLMGWLGDMLGFEIGSVAIDGKTYSKAVIQPVFSLGKLKMALYLPVIYTNDLFNPSTWYHPAGNNEWSFGSEYWASNPGEGALDALQDLTLKIRYIEYGDPLVDNLYFKVGNLSSMTLGHGILMRNFANDADFPSVRRVGLNAGYDAGPWALEGAINDIGRPEIFGTRVKLAQYFGITFVADINPASAMSKADQDALGNPMLLGGALDIDVPILKMDWLALRAFADVAAVAPYTRTEVAGLETGLQYKTIYDPDRGSGFDALQNYGFMTGFMGRVLFIDWRLEYRFYRGAFRPSLFDGTYERNRAQYAVDFINLAQNPVSQEATINGIYGEAGFSLIKDKITMTVGYLMPWSPTGDVSFVDASKEDYIKAVLTIKRGLIPIYDVYGSISYERTGFVYALAKGQNLFDTNTIFKGEVVVPIAPTVDLAFILANNALRNETLSITNPTYTSGPTLTIETRVHF from the coding sequence ATGAAAAAAGCCTGGATACGGCATATATTCCTTTTTATAGCTATCTTCAGCAGTGTCACGATGGTGTGGGCCCAGGGGGGACCAAAGGCCCTTTTAGTATACGCCGACGATGAATCGGCCCTCACGGTTATTACTAAAGAAGGCACACCCCGCGCTGCCATGATGGGTGACACCATTCAAGTGGGTGAGACGATTAGAACGGGAAAAACTACCGCGGAACTTCAGCTTGATCCCAATGGCAGTATTATTAAGCTTTCCCGGAATACCACCTTTAAGATTGAAGCCCTGGCGAGTGGAGGGGGCCAGGACACCAACCGAATGTCCCTCGCGGCCGGTAAAATCAGAACGGTGGCCGCAAAGGTAACGGGTAAAGAAAGATACGAAATCCGCACCCCCACCGCAGTTTGTGGCGTGCGGGGAACAGACTTTAGCATGGTGGTAGAGGAAGGCAAACGGGATGCGGTCTATGTCCAACGGGGCCTGGTAGAGTTTGCCCGCACAAGCGGTGGAGCTGTTCAATCGGTCCTGGTTGGGGCCGGCCAATTTGTGGATGTCTTTGGTGCTGCCTTTCTTCCCGTTCCCTTTACGATGGACCAATTTACCCAGGAATTCCAGGACCTCGTGAATTTCATCAGGCTTAATCCTGAAACAGTGCCCCAAGCAGAGGCACCGGCAGCCCAAACGAGTGAAGATTCCCCCAAAAATACAGAAGCAGCGGTTCTTCCTCCTTCTGCAGAGACGGCTGCTCCTTCAGAGGGGAAAGAAAAGCCAAGGGCCACCGAATCTAAATTGATGGGATGGCTCGGGGACATGCTGGGCTTTGAGATTGGTTCGGTTGCTATTGATGGGAAAACCTATTCCAAGGCGGTGATACAACCGGTATTCTCCCTTGGCAAATTAAAGATGGCCCTGTACCTGCCGGTTATTTATACCAACGACCTCTTTAATCCTTCTACCTGGTACCATCCTGCAGGAAACAATGAATGGTCCTTCGGAAGTGAATACTGGGCAAGCAACCCCGGCGAAGGAGCCCTGGACGCCCTCCAGGACCTGACCCTTAAGATTCGATACATTGAATATGGGGATCCCCTGGTGGACAATCTTTACTTTAAAGTAGGGAACCTTTCTTCCATGACCCTGGGGCATGGGATCCTCATGCGGAACTTTGCCAATGATGCAGACTTCCCATCGGTACGGCGGGTTGGGCTGAATGCAGGTTATGATGCAGGCCCCTGGGCTCTGGAAGGGGCAATCAACGATATCGGTAGACCGGAGATCTTTGGAACCCGCGTAAAGCTTGCTCAGTATTTCGGCATAACCTTTGTGGCGGATATTAATCCGGCTTCTGCCATGAGCAAGGCAGATCAGGATGCCCTCGGGAATCCGATGCTGTTGGGTGGGGCCCTGGATATTGATGTGCCGATTCTTAAAATGGATTGGCTTGCGCTGCGGGCCTTTGCGGATGTGGCTGCGGTGGCCCCTTACACAAGGACCGAAGTAGCGGGACTTGAAACGGGTTTGCAATACAAAACCATCTATGATCCCGACCGGGGCAGTGGGTTTGACGCTCTCCAGAACTATGGCTTCATGACCGGTTTTATGGGACGGGTCCTCTTTATCGACTGGAGACTGGAATATCGATTCTACCGGGGCGCCTTTAGACCTTCGTTGTTCGATGGAACCTACGAACGAAATCGGGCCCAGTATGCGGTAGATTTCATAAACCTCGCCCAGAATCCGGTGAGCCAGGAGGCAACCATCAACGGGATCTACGGAGAGGCAGGCTTCTCCCTCATAAAGGACAAGATCACCATGACGGTGGGGTATCTTATGCCCTGGTCACCCACCGGAGATGTTTCCTTTGTGGATGCAAGCAAGGAAGACTATATCAAGGCGGTACTGACAATAAAACGAGGACTCATTCCCATCTATGATGTGTATGGTTCTATCAGTTATGAACGGACCGGCTTTGTGTATGCCCTTGCGAAGGGACAAAATCTCTTTGATACCAACACCATCTTTAAAGGAGAGGTGGTGGTCCCCATTGCACCGACGGTGGATCTGGCGTTTATCCTTGCCAACAATGCCCTTCGAAACGAAACCCTTTCGATTACCAATCCTACCTATACTAGTGGTCCAACCCTCACTATCGAAACACGGGTGCACTTTTAA
- a CDS encoding pitrilysin family protein encodes MKVGIRRWPLVLMVMVGSIWAPLLWSEIPEGTPRGFSRQVLDNGLEVFLYENHSTPLVYIEIAFRCGGITQDERTAGLFHFYEHLMFKGNSRYPTAAAVQTAYLDLGVSQWNGSTGSEYVNYYFTVPSHMIREGLEFWSFAIREPLLKEEEIEREKGVVISEITGDFSDPDQIFQAAVDKHLFPRYPWRRDPRGTVENVRSCTRDDLLRIKNTYYVPNNAALFIGGDIDPVKTLALVKEIYGSWKAAPDPWATALSPQVDKPFQKPLFLVYPDSTVNPRIGVVSIYYRGPDVQRDTNATYGADVWGTLLDNPAGRYKTRLIQANLGIPDPRYTGAWYWTQRDGGQIVFWAYLLRDERPFSQKVRSLYELLSQQEIPAMVQDPAYFSAEEFELVKQVLENQQILEQETVEGFLRNLRFWWASASTDYYFSYMKNLRSTTKEAVSRYVQQYLLGTAPLITLRIHPSVYEQEKKRLESDGFTVITEDKAFWWK; translated from the coding sequence ATGAAGGTTGGAATTCGTCGGTGGCCCCTGGTACTGATGGTGATGGTAGGAAGTATCTGGGCTCCCCTTCTTTGGTCAGAAATCCCTGAAGGAACTCCCCGCGGTTTTTCCCGCCAGGTACTCGATAATGGGCTTGAGGTGTTTTTGTATGAAAACCACAGTACACCCCTGGTGTATATTGAGATTGCCTTTCGTTGTGGGGGTATTACTCAGGATGAGCGGACCGCAGGGCTCTTTCATTTTTACGAGCACCTGATGTTTAAGGGGAATTCTCGATATCCCACCGCAGCGGCGGTGCAAACCGCCTATCTTGATCTTGGGGTGTCTCAATGGAATGGTTCTACCGGCTCGGAGTACGTAAACTATTATTTTACCGTTCCTTCCCATATGATTCGGGAGGGTCTTGAGTTCTGGTCCTTTGCGATTCGAGAACCCCTCCTTAAAGAGGAAGAAATAGAGCGAGAAAAAGGGGTGGTGATCAGCGAAATTACCGGTGATTTTTCGGATCCTGACCAGATCTTTCAAGCTGCAGTGGATAAGCATCTTTTTCCGCGCTATCCCTGGCGGCGGGATCCCCGGGGAACGGTGGAAAATGTTCGTTCCTGTACTCGAGATGACCTGCTTCGTATCAAAAACACCTATTATGTTCCTAACAATGCGGCCCTTTTTATTGGGGGAGATATTGACCCTGTCAAAACCCTGGCACTGGTGAAAGAGATCTACGGTAGCTGGAAAGCTGCCCCGGACCCCTGGGCCACGGCGCTTTCCCCCCAGGTAGATAAACCCTTCCAGAAACCCCTCTTCCTTGTGTACCCCGATAGTACGGTAAATCCCCGGATTGGGGTAGTCAGTATCTACTATCGGGGCCCCGATGTTCAGCGGGATACCAATGCTACCTATGGTGCCGATGTCTGGGGAACCCTTTTGGATAATCCTGCGGGTCGATACAAGACCCGTCTTATTCAAGCTAACCTGGGCATCCCTGATCCCCGGTATACGGGGGCCTGGTATTGGACCCAGCGGGATGGGGGACAAATCGTTTTTTGGGCCTATCTTTTAAGGGATGAACGACCCTTTAGCCAGAAAGTGCGATCCCTGTATGAACTGCTTTCTCAGCAGGAAATTCCAGCCATGGTTCAGGACCCTGCCTATTTCTCCGCAGAAGAATTTGAACTGGTAAAGCAGGTCCTCGAAAATCAACAAATTTTGGAACAAGAGACGGTAGAGGGTTTCCTTCGGAACCTTCGATTCTGGTGGGCCTCGGCTTCTACGGACTACTACTTTTCGTACATGAAGAATCTCCGTTCCACCACAAAAGAAGCGGTAAGCCGGTATGTACAACAGTATCTTCTGGGAACGGCCCCCCTTATTACGCTGCGGATTCATCCATCGGTGTATGAGCAGGAGAAAAAACGATTAGAAAGCGATGGTTTTACCGTCATCACCGAAGACAAAGCCTTTTGGTGGAAATAA